One window of the Solanum stenotomum isolate F172 chromosome 11, ASM1918654v1, whole genome shotgun sequence genome contains the following:
- the LOC125844918 gene encoding agmatine coumaroyltransferase-2-like gives MKIRIESSRIIKPFYKHTPPPSTTSHIPLSVFDKVTYEAQIAIIYAYHPPTPPNTGIELGLRKALAVYREWGGRLGEDEHGNRVILLNDEGVRFVEASSSSTLDQVMPFKPSPSLLSLHPSLKDVKELVQVQLTRFTCGSLVVGFTAHHTVADGHSTSNFLVAWGQACRGLRVNPLPLHDRTVFTPRNPALIEYQHKGVEFMSKLKKEHSLNEVHHISEDVVVHKVHFTVEFLANLKAKASSMNGNNKPYSTFESLLAHLWRVITKARGLSGFESTQIRISVNGRTRLNPKVPNEYFGNLVLWAFPTTKVKELLREPLPHATKLIHDAIAKVNNDYFRSFVDFANTKAKEEDQLVPTADMNKHILCPNIEVDSWLRFPFYDLDFGTGCPYMFMPSYFPTEGMMFLIPSFVGDGSIDVFVPLFEDKLPLFKKTCYSLDLLED, from the coding sequence atgaagattAGAATAGAAAGTTCAAGAATCATTAAGCCTTTCTATAAACACACCCCTCCTCCTTCAACAACAAGCCACATTCCCCTTAGTGTCTTTGATAAGGTCACATATGAGGCTCAAATTGCTATCATATATGCCTACCACCCTCCCACCCCACCAAATACCGGCATTGAATTAGGTCTTCGAAAAGCCTTAGCTGTTTATCGAGAGTGGGGTGGAAGATTAGGTGAAGATGAACATGGAAATCGAGTGATTCTCCTCAATGATGAGGGTGTTAGATTTGTGGAGGCATCGTCTAGTAGCACTCTAGATCAAGTAATGCCTTTCAAGCCTTCACCTTCTTTGCTTAGCCTACATCCTAGCTTGAAGGATGTGAAAGAATTGGTGCAAGTCCAATTAACTAGGTTCACTTGTGGCTCCTTGGTGGTTGGTTTTACCGCGCACCACACGGTCGCAGATGGTCATTCCACTAGCAACTTCTTGGTTGCATGGGGCCAAGCTTGTCGAGGCCTCAGAGTCAATCCTCTTCCTCTGCATGATCGTACTGTTTTCACTCCTCGAAATCCTGCTCTTATCGAGTATCAACATAAAGGGGTTGAATTCATGTCTAAGTTGAAAAAAGAACATTCACTCAATGAAGTTCATCATATATCTGAAGATGTGGTTGTACACAAAGTTCATTTCACAGTTGAGTTTCTCGCGAATCTTAAAGCAAAGGCTTCTTCCATGAATGGAAATAACAAGCCTTATAGTACCTTTGAAAGTCTCCTTGCACATTTATGGAGGGTCATAACCAAAGCCCGCGGGTTAAGTGGATTTGAGTCAACCCAAATAAGAATCTCAGTCAATGGTAGAACGAGGTTGAACCCAAAAGTACCCAATGAGTACTTTGGGAACTTAGTCCTATGGGCATTCCCAACAACAAAAGTGAAGGAACTACTACGAGAACCTCTGCCACACGCAACAAAGCTCATTCATGACGCTATTGCAAAAGTAAACAACGACTATTTTAGATCGTTTGTTGACTTTGCTAACACcaaagcaaaggaagaagaccAACTTGTCCCCACCGCGGACATGAACAAGCACATACTTTGCCCAAATATCGAGGTGGATAGTTGGTTAAGGTTCCCATTCTACGACCTAGATTTTGGTACGGGGTGCCCGTACATGTTCATGCCTTCGTATTTTCCTACCGAAGGCATGATGTTTCTTATACCATCTTTCGTCGGAGACGGAAGTATCGATGTCTTCGTTCCTTTATTCGAAGACAAATTGCCCCTCTTCAAGAAAACTTGTTATTCCTTGGACTTGCTTGAAGATTAA
- the LOC125845338 gene encoding uncharacterized RNA-binding protein C1827.05c-like — MGAKGRKKSITKKLKKGASEFSASSVSKDKAADFLPLEGGPARKLPDTEVRESKATILYIGRIPHGFYENEMEGFFKQFGTIKRLRLARNKKTGKSKHFGFIEFESPEVAKVVADTMHNYLLFEHLLQVRLIPPEHVHPRLWKGVNRWYKPLDWVKIERKRQDKERTLVEHNKLVGEILKRDKKRRKRIEAAGIDYECPEMVGAIQAAPKKIRFTD; from the exons ATGGGTGCCAAAGGGAGGAAGAAAAGCATAACTAAGAAGTTGAAGAAGGGTGCTAGCGAATTCTCTGCTTCTTCAGTTTCTAAAGACAAAGCTGCTGACTTTCTG CCATTGGAAGGTGGGCCGGCTAGAAAACTCCCGGATACTGAAGTACGGGAAAGTAAAGCGACAATATTGTATATTGGAAGGATTCCACATGGATTTTATGAGAATGAAATGGAAG GTTTCTTTAAGCAATTTGGTACAATTAAGAGGCTTAGACTTGCAAGGAATAAAAAG ACAGGAAAATCAAAGCATTTTGGCTTCATAGAATTTGAGTCCCCTGAG GTTGCTAAAGTGGTTGCAGATACCATGCATAACTATCTATTATTTGAGCACTTGTTGCAAGTTCGTCTTATTCCTCCTGAGCATGTTCATCCAAGATT GTGGAAAGGTGTGAACCGCTGGTACAAACCGTTGGACTGGGTTAAAATTGAAAGGAAGCGTCAGGACAAG GAAAGAACATTGGTAGAGCATAATAAGTTGGTTGGAGAAATTCTAAAACGTGACAAAAAGAGGCGAAAGAGGATCGAGGCAGCTGGGATTGATTACGAGTGCCCAGAAATG